One part of the Eulemur rufifrons isolate Redbay chromosome 16, OSU_ERuf_1, whole genome shotgun sequence genome encodes these proteins:
- the POU6F1 gene encoding POU domain, class 6, transcription factor 1, which produces MDPGAGPESSLTVNEQVIVMSGHETIRVLEVGVDAQLPAEEVGKGLEGVAATEGSQSGGPAEASEAAGEAGPDNPDSSAEATVKSLPGIPPSPAPAIATFSQAPSQPQASQTLTPLAVQAAPQVLTQENLATVLTGVMVPAGAVTQPLLIPISIAGQVAGQQGLAVWTIPTATVAALPGLTAASPTGGIFKPPLAGLQAAAVLNTALPAPVQAAPPVQASSPAQSRPPGQPQTLFQTQPLLQTTPAILPQPTAATAAAPTPKPVDTPPQITVQPAGFAFSPGIIGAASLGGQTQILGSLTTTPVITNAIPSMPGLSSQILTNAQGQVIGTLPWVVNSASVAAPAPAQSLQVQAVTPQLLLNAQGQVIATLASSPLPPPVAVRKPSTPESPAKSEMQPIQPTSAVPQPAVVIASPAPAAKPSASAPIPITCSETPTVSQLVSKPHTPSLDEDGINLEEIREFAKNFKIRRLSLGLTQTQVGQALTATEGPAYSQSAICRFEKLDITPKSAQKLKPVLEKWLNEAELRNQEGQQNLMEFVGGEPSKKRKRRTSFTPQAIEALNAYFEKNPLPTGQEITEIAKELNYDREVVRVWFCNRRQTLKNTSKLNVFQIP; this is translated from the exons GTCATCGTGATGTCAGGCCATGAGACCATCCGAGTGCTGGAAGTTGGAGTGGATGCCCAGCTCCCCGCTGAGGAGGTGGGCAAAGGACTGGAGGGTGTGGCCGCCACCGAGGGCTCCCAGAGTGGAGGCCCTGCTGAAGCCAGCGAAGCCGCCGGTGAAGCTGGGCCAGACAACCCAGACTCCTCTGCAGAGGCAACTG TGAAGTCACTCCCGGGGATCCCTCCAAGCCCTGCCCCGGCCATTGCCACCTTCAGCCAAGCCCCGAGCCAGCCTCAGGCATCGCAGACCCTGACACCACTGGCTGTGCAAGCTGCCCCCCAG GTCTTGACTCAGGAAAACTTAGCCACAGTTCTGACAGGAGTTATGGTTCCAGCAGGGGCAGTTACTCAACCTCTTCTTATCCCCATCAGTATTGCAGGTCAAGTGGCTGGTCAGCAGGGGCTGGCCGTGTGGACAATTCCTACAGCAACCGTGGCTGCCCTCCCAGGACTGACCGCTGCTTCTCCTACGGGGGGAATTTTCAAGCCACCTTTAGCCGGTCTCCAAG CAGCTGCCGTGCTGAACACCGCTCTCCCGGCACCCGTACAAGCTGCCCCACCAGTACAGGCCTCCTCGCCGGCCCAATCCCGgcccccaggccagccccagACGCTGTTCCAGACCCAGCCGCTGCTGCAGACCACACCTGCCATCCTACCGCAGCCCACCGCTGCCACCGCTGCTGCTCCCACCCCCAAGCCAGTGGACACCCCCCCACAGATCACCGTCCAGCCTGCAGGCTTCGCGTTTAGCCCAGGAATC ATCGGTGCTGCTTCCCTCGGGGGACAGACCCAGATCCTGGGCTCCCTCACCACAACTCCGGTCATTACCAACGCCATTCCCAGCATGCCGGGGCTCAGCAGCCAGATCCTCACCAATGCTCAGGGACAG GTTATTGGAACACTTCCGTGGGTAGTGAACTCAGCTAGCGTGGCGGCCCCAGCACCAGCCCAAAGCCTGCAGGTCCAGGCTGTGACCCCCCAACTGTTGTTGAACGCCCAGGGCCAGGTGATTGCGACCCTGGCCAGCAGCCCCCTGCCTCCGCCCGTGGCTGTCCGGAAGCCAAGCACGCCTGAGTCCCCCGCTAAGAGTGAG ATGCAGCCCATCCAGCCCACATCAGCTGTGCCCCAGCCTGCTGTGGTCATTGCCAGCCCAGCTCCAGCAGCCAAGCCATCTGCCTCTGCTCCCATCCCAATCACCTGCTCAGAGACCCCCACTGTCAGCCAGTTGGTGTCCA AGCCACATACTCCAAGTCTGGATGAGGATGGGATCAACTTAGAAGAGATCCGGGAGTTTGCCAAGAACTTTAAGATCCGGCGGCTCTCCCTGGGCCTTACACAGACCCAGGTGGGTCAGGCTCTGACTGCGACAGAAGGTCCAGCCTACAGCCAGTCAGCCATCTGCCG GTTTGAGAAGCTGGACATCACACCCAAGAGTGCCCAGAAGCTGAAGCCAGTGCTGGAGAAGTGGTTGAATGAGGCCGAACTCCGGAACCAGGAAGGCCAGCAGAACCTGATGGAGTTTGTGGGAGGTGAGCCCTCCAAGAAACGCAAACGCCGCACCTCCTTCACCCCACAGGCTATAGAGGCTCTCAATGCCTACTTTGAGAAGAACCCACTGCCCACGGGCCAGGAGATCACTGAGATTGCTAAGGAGCTCAACTATGACCGCGAGGTTGTGCGGGTCTGGTTCTGCAATCGGCGCCAGACACTTAAGAACACCAGCAAGCTGAATGTCTTTCAGATCCCTTAG